A genomic region of Rhodococcus sp. B50 contains the following coding sequences:
- a CDS encoding aldehyde dehydrogenase, whose product MNHEYDRLYIDGEWRNPSSAQSLSVVSPYTERAIGHVPLAGPADVNAAVAAAAGALRSTGWGTLDPAERADVLERFADELEKNAAERAELTTIQNGMPISISTPAEGYGPVGILRYYAALARALPLEETRDRLDGNGQTVVRRQPIGVVAAVVPWNFPQVLTMFKLAPALAAGSTVVLKPSPETTIDALMLAETAHRAGLPAGVLNIVTGGADVGEYLVAHPGVHKVAFTGSTAAGRKIGEVCGRLLRPVTLELGGKSAAIVLDDADLASTVEGLATASLLNSGQTCYLSTRILAPSSRYGEVLDAVAALAGALPIGDPMDPATAIGPLVSERQRQRVESYIELGKKSGATIAVGGGRPSADTGWFVEPTVFGNVDNGAEIAREEIFGPVLTVIPYRDIDEAVAIANDSDYGLGGTIWTADPAKGLELARRVETGTVGINYFDLDIGAPFGGVKASGLGRELGPEAISAYSEIKSIYLPRLDS is encoded by the coding sequence ATGAATCACGAGTACGATCGTCTCTACATCGACGGTGAGTGGCGTAATCCTTCTTCCGCACAGTCACTTTCGGTCGTTTCTCCGTACACCGAACGCGCGATCGGACATGTGCCGCTGGCCGGCCCGGCCGACGTGAACGCTGCGGTTGCGGCCGCCGCAGGTGCCCTGCGATCGACGGGCTGGGGCACACTCGACCCAGCCGAGCGGGCCGATGTGCTGGAGCGATTCGCCGACGAACTCGAGAAGAACGCCGCCGAGCGAGCAGAGCTCACGACCATCCAGAACGGGATGCCCATCTCGATCTCGACCCCCGCAGAGGGATACGGCCCGGTCGGTATCCTTCGTTACTACGCCGCGCTCGCCCGTGCCCTGCCGCTCGAGGAAACGCGCGACCGCCTCGACGGCAACGGCCAGACGGTTGTCCGCCGCCAGCCGATCGGCGTGGTCGCCGCCGTCGTTCCGTGGAACTTCCCGCAGGTCCTGACGATGTTCAAACTCGCACCGGCGCTGGCAGCAGGCAGCACCGTCGTGCTCAAGCCCTCGCCCGAAACGACAATCGACGCACTGATGCTCGCCGAGACGGCTCACCGTGCCGGACTGCCGGCGGGCGTACTCAACATCGTCACCGGCGGCGCGGATGTCGGCGAGTACCTTGTCGCGCACCCCGGGGTGCACAAAGTGGCCTTCACCGGATCGACCGCGGCCGGACGCAAGATCGGCGAGGTGTGCGGACGGCTTCTGCGCCCCGTCACCCTCGAACTCGGCGGCAAGTCCGCTGCGATCGTGCTCGACGACGCCGACCTGGCCAGCACCGTCGAGGGGCTCGCCACCGCGTCGCTTCTCAACAGCGGACAGACCTGCTACCTGTCCACGCGGATCCTCGCGCCCTCGTCCCGGTACGGCGAGGTGCTCGACGCCGTGGCGGCACTCGCAGGCGCGTTGCCCATCGGCGATCCGATGGACCCGGCCACGGCGATCGGTCCACTCGTCAGCGAGCGCCAGCGCCAGCGTGTCGAGTCCTATATCGAACTCGGCAAGAAGAGTGGCGCCACGATCGCGGTCGGCGGTGGCCGACCGAGCGCCGACACAGGGTGGTTCGTCGAGCCGACCGTGTTCGGGAACGTGGACAACGGAGCCGAGATCGCTCGTGAGGAAATCTTCGGTCCGGTCCTCACCGTCATCCCGTACCGCGACATCGATGAGGCGGTCGCGATTGCCAACGATTCGGACTACGGACTCGGTGGAACCATCTGGACCGCGGATCCCGCGAAGGGCCTGGAGCTGGCGCGGCGGGTGGAGACGGGCACCGTCGGAATCAACTACTTCGACCTGGACATCGGTGCTCCGTTCGGCGGAGTGAAGGCGAGTGGCCTGGGCAGGGAACTCGGCCCCGAGGCCATCTCCGCCTACAGCGAAATCAAGTCGATCTACCTTCCTCGATTGGACAGCTGA
- a CDS encoding NAD(P)/FAD-dependent oxidoreductase: MSTRSKLVVVGASLAGIRAVEGARKAGFDGSISLVGAEQHLPYDRPPLSKAFLEGPCDPPYFRSESEIADELDVRLVLGAPAEKLNASERTILIGGEEISYDGLVIATGATARSLPNAKDLQGVHTLRTLDDAIAVREALDAGARTVVVGAGFIGSEVASGARKRDLPVTIVEANPTPLVRSVGEVMGDACSALHLANGTDLRCGVSVESVEGNSRVERVRLTDGTVLEADLVVVGVGAEPATQWLEGSGLELDNGIVCDENLATTVPGVYAAGDVARWYNPIFGRHMRLEHWSSAAGQGAAAGAAAAMPECAQPFETIPYFWSDWYDSRIQFVGVPDCDEVEIVLGERDSGSFVALYRSEDRVAGVLALNKQREIMKFRALIARRASWSDALSFARTRQQLATKGTA, from the coding sequence GTGAGCACCCGCTCAAAACTGGTGGTGGTCGGTGCTTCGCTTGCGGGCATCCGCGCGGTCGAAGGCGCACGAAAGGCAGGTTTCGACGGTTCGATCAGTCTCGTCGGTGCCGAACAGCATCTGCCATACGACCGTCCCCCACTGTCGAAGGCGTTCCTCGAGGGCCCGTGCGATCCGCCCTATTTCCGATCCGAGTCGGAAATAGCCGACGAACTGGACGTTCGGCTGGTGCTTGGAGCGCCAGCCGAGAAGCTCAACGCGTCGGAGCGGACGATTCTGATTGGTGGGGAGGAGATTTCCTACGACGGTCTGGTCATTGCGACGGGTGCCACTGCGCGATCCCTTCCCAATGCGAAGGACCTGCAGGGTGTGCACACGTTGCGGACGCTCGACGATGCCATCGCAGTCCGCGAGGCACTCGACGCCGGCGCACGTACGGTGGTCGTCGGAGCCGGGTTCATCGGATCCGAGGTTGCGTCCGGCGCACGCAAGCGCGATCTGCCGGTGACCATCGTCGAAGCCAATCCGACTCCCCTCGTGCGATCGGTCGGGGAGGTCATGGGTGACGCATGTTCCGCCCTGCACCTCGCCAACGGCACGGACTTGCGGTGCGGTGTTTCCGTGGAATCCGTCGAAGGAAACAGCCGCGTCGAACGTGTCCGGCTCACGGACGGAACCGTCTTGGAAGCCGACCTTGTCGTCGTGGGGGTCGGTGCGGAACCGGCCACCCAGTGGCTGGAGGGCTCCGGGCTCGAGTTGGACAACGGAATCGTCTGCGACGAGAACCTCGCGACGACCGTGCCTGGTGTCTACGCCGCCGGTGATGTCGCGCGGTGGTACAACCCGATCTTCGGCCGCCACATGCGGCTCGAACATTGGAGCAGCGCGGCCGGCCAGGGCGCGGCGGCCGGCGCCGCCGCAGCCATGCCGGAATGTGCGCAACCATTCGAGACGATTCCCTACTTCTGGTCCGATTGGTACGACTCCAGAATCCAATTCGTGGGTGTCCCCGATTGCGATGAAGTCGAAATCGTTCTGGGAGAACGAGACTCCGGTTCCTTCGTAGCGCTCTACCGCTCCGAAGACCGTGTAGCAGGCGTTCTCGCGCTGAACAAGCAGCGCGAGATCATGAAATTCCGGGCGCTGATCGCGCGGCGGGCATCGTGGTCGGATGCGCTGTCCTTTGCCCGGACTCGGCAGCAGTTGGCAACGAAGGGCACAGCATGA
- a CDS encoding ferredoxin has protein sequence MKISLDATKCTGLGICEAIAPEVFEVDDQGDLVLLTDIVPEGMLATIEEAVEGCPTRALRIVP, from the coding sequence ATGAAGATTTCACTCGACGCGACGAAGTGCACGGGCCTGGGCATCTGCGAGGCGATCGCGCCCGAGGTGTTCGAGGTTGACGATCAGGGCGACTTGGTGCTGCTCACCGACATTGTGCCGGAGGGAATGCTCGCCACCATCGAGGAAGCGGTGGAAGGTTGTCCCACCCGTGCCCTACGGATCGTCCCGTGA
- a CDS encoding NAD(P)-dependent alcohol dehydrogenase — MEITAAVLRAPDAAYRIEKVHLAEPGPEEMRVRIVGAGFCHTDVLPRVPGFLAAPPIIPGHEGSGIVEAVGSAVIDFAPGDHVVLSFDSCRACTNCVSAHPAYCDTFFARNLTGARLDGVSTVTDEEGLPVAAAWFGQSSFATHSLVSQRNAVKVDPTLPLELLGPLGCGIQTGAGSVLVALSVTAGSSFVVFGAGGVGLSAVMAAKVAGATTIIAVDLNPARRELARELGATHTFDGGQQDLLEAIVEATAGGAQYALDTTGIPSVITTAINALRPTGTCGLVGVQQGDLVLDPAALAVGRNVMGILEGDAVPQVLIPKLIALWASGRFPFDKLIKTFPLDHINEAEQATLNGDVVKPVLLPNP; from the coding sequence ATGGAAATCACTGCAGCCGTCCTGCGCGCGCCTGATGCGGCGTATCGCATCGAGAAGGTTCACCTCGCCGAGCCGGGACCGGAGGAAATGCGGGTCAGAATTGTCGGTGCGGGCTTCTGCCACACGGACGTGCTGCCTCGCGTCCCCGGCTTTCTTGCAGCACCACCGATAATCCCCGGTCACGAGGGGTCGGGGATCGTCGAAGCCGTGGGATCGGCGGTAATCGATTTCGCGCCTGGAGATCACGTGGTGCTCAGCTTCGATTCGTGCAGGGCCTGTACGAACTGCGTCAGTGCGCATCCCGCGTACTGCGACACCTTCTTTGCCAGGAACCTGACCGGCGCCCGACTCGACGGGGTGAGCACGGTGACCGACGAGGAAGGATTGCCGGTGGCGGCCGCGTGGTTCGGTCAGTCCTCTTTCGCGACTCATTCCCTGGTCAGCCAGCGAAACGCGGTCAAGGTCGATCCGACTCTCCCGCTGGAACTGCTCGGTCCCCTTGGTTGTGGAATCCAGACCGGGGCCGGTTCGGTGCTGGTGGCGCTCTCGGTTACCGCGGGCTCGAGCTTCGTCGTCTTCGGCGCCGGAGGAGTCGGACTGAGCGCAGTGATGGCGGCGAAGGTCGCCGGCGCCACCACGATCATCGCAGTCGACCTCAACCCAGCGCGTCGTGAGCTTGCTCGCGAACTCGGCGCGACCCACACCTTCGACGGCGGACAACAGGATTTGCTGGAGGCAATCGTGGAAGCCACCGCAGGTGGCGCCCAGTACGCGCTCGACACCACGGGCATTCCATCGGTGATCACCACCGCCATCAACGCGCTGCGGCCGACCGGGACATGCGGATTGGTCGGTGTGCAGCAAGGCGATCTGGTTCTTGACCCCGCTGCCTTGGCCGTTGGCCGCAACGTAATGGGGATTCTCGAGGGTGATGCCGTCCCGCAGGTGCTGATCCCGAAGCTCATCGCGTTGTGGGCCAGCGGCCGCTTCCCCTTCGACAAACTGATCAAGACTTTCCCCCTTGATCACATCAACGAAGCCGAGCAGGCGACTCTCAACGGGGACGTCGTCAAGCCGGTCCTTCTGCCGAACCCCTGA
- a CDS encoding TetR/AcrR family transcriptional regulator, producing MPSITRGSQSSRRQRREEIEREMLSTTDRLMGMGYTFTELSVERLATEAGISRAKFYAYFEDKSHLLRLLARHAFAELSEAASQWWSTAARKEPADLRNAMRAIIAAYEAHRALIAAVIEMAEYDTEVNEAYQSIMESIVDSVETLIVEGESAGWIRSPLASRDTASALTWMVERTVHQALRSSPAQDLDEVADCMTEIVWRTLYLESAGS from the coding sequence ATGCCGTCGATAACCCGGGGTTCTCAATCGAGTCGCAGACAGCGCCGAGAAGAGATCGAGCGAGAGATGCTGTCCACCACCGACAGACTGATGGGGATGGGCTACACCTTCACCGAACTCAGTGTGGAGCGCCTGGCAACCGAGGCCGGGATCTCGAGGGCGAAGTTCTACGCTTATTTCGAGGACAAGAGCCATCTACTACGCCTTCTCGCTCGACATGCCTTCGCAGAATTGTCCGAGGCCGCTAGCCAATGGTGGAGCACGGCCGCACGCAAGGAACCCGCTGATCTTCGCAATGCGATGCGGGCCATCATCGCTGCCTACGAGGCTCATCGCGCACTGATCGCAGCAGTGATCGAGATGGCTGAATACGACACGGAAGTGAACGAGGCGTATCAGTCGATAATGGAGTCCATCGTCGATTCTGTCGAGACCCTCATCGTCGAAGGGGAAAGCGCCGGCTGGATCAGATCCCCCCTCGCTTCCCGTGACACTGCCAGCGCACTCACCTGGATGGTGGAGCGCACGGTCCATCAGGCACTCCGCAGTTCACCAGCGCAAGACCTCGACGAAGTTGCCGACTGCATGACCGAGATAGTTTGGCGTACTTTGTATCTCGAATCTGCAGGCTCATAG
- a CDS encoding acyl-CoA synthetase, which produces MHNIDSETDAVERLLGERELSIDAYWDSVEATTDIPIDQWFNIAHEACDRWAEDPTRLAITFVEGGGRDEWTYARLRDESRRLATAFTAAGLRRGDRVAGLLTKQPEAYVAALAAWRAGMVYVPMFVGLGSEALAHRVRSADPAVVIVNADYRANWAAAAATLGSPPTVWVIDDSGAGLADGDIDLRAAIRKSDTGFTTVRTQADDPATIMFTSGTTGAPKGCVMPHSVPLLNRPFVNHCFGLVPDDVLFAGSDPGWSYGLYTTGFSVLSTGQRIVVRRGKFDPLAWLSTIEDEGVTYIAAAPSALRRLVSTAIAGAGIPASVRGATCGGEPLDAPLVNAWKSLTGGQIRDGYGQTEAAMLLANLEGGPEIVPGSLSSTVPGFEVALLDEYDGTTPLEGPAQGVVAVRKPRYQGTLTYWQQPEKWTARWRGDWFITGDVVRRDEDGRYWFVGRGDDLIITSGYNVGPTEVENVLLADPQVLEAAVVGAPDPDRGAIVRAVIVADPTADRDPLVSRLKEAVRTQVGRHAYPRVIDFVDELPRTESGKVKRNVLRDKVVQPDYQEQR; this is translated from the coding sequence ATGCACAACATAGATTCTGAGACCGATGCCGTTGAACGATTGCTCGGCGAACGAGAATTGAGCATCGACGCGTACTGGGACTCCGTCGAGGCGACGACGGACATTCCGATTGATCAGTGGTTCAACATCGCCCACGAAGCGTGCGACCGTTGGGCCGAGGATCCAACTCGACTGGCCATCACGTTCGTTGAAGGAGGCGGCCGCGACGAGTGGACTTACGCACGACTACGTGACGAGTCCAGACGCCTGGCGACCGCCTTCACTGCTGCGGGACTGCGGCGAGGCGATCGGGTCGCCGGCCTGCTGACCAAGCAACCTGAAGCATATGTCGCCGCCCTCGCCGCTTGGCGGGCCGGCATGGTATATGTGCCGATGTTCGTCGGCCTGGGCTCCGAGGCGCTGGCGCATCGCGTCCGTTCCGCGGATCCCGCGGTGGTGATCGTCAACGCTGACTACCGCGCGAACTGGGCCGCGGCCGCCGCTACCCTCGGAAGCCCTCCCACGGTGTGGGTAATCGACGATTCCGGGGCAGGCCTTGCCGACGGCGATATCGACCTGCGTGCCGCGATTCGGAAGAGCGACACGGGCTTCACGACCGTTCGGACACAGGCCGACGATCCCGCCACGATCATGTTCACCAGCGGAACCACCGGCGCGCCCAAGGGTTGCGTGATGCCGCATTCGGTTCCGCTGCTGAATCGTCCTTTCGTCAACCACTGCTTCGGACTCGTTCCTGATGACGTGTTGTTCGCAGGATCCGACCCGGGTTGGTCGTACGGGCTCTACACGACCGGATTCTCGGTCTTGTCCACTGGGCAGCGCATTGTCGTACGGCGCGGCAAGTTCGATCCGCTGGCGTGGTTGAGCACGATCGAGGACGAAGGCGTCACCTACATCGCGGCGGCGCCCAGCGCCTTGCGCCGACTGGTGTCGACGGCCATTGCCGGCGCGGGGATCCCGGCATCGGTGCGTGGCGCGACGTGCGGCGGAGAGCCCCTCGACGCCCCGCTGGTGAACGCGTGGAAGTCCCTGACCGGCGGGCAGATCCGCGACGGATACGGACAGACCGAAGCCGCGATGCTGCTGGCGAACCTCGAAGGCGGACCTGAGATCGTACCGGGCTCGCTCAGCAGCACGGTTCCCGGATTCGAAGTGGCTCTGCTCGACGAGTACGACGGCACGACACCCCTCGAGGGCCCCGCACAAGGCGTGGTTGCAGTACGCAAGCCTCGGTATCAGGGGACCCTCACCTATTGGCAGCAACCCGAGAAGTGGACTGCCCGCTGGCGCGGGGACTGGTTCATCACCGGGGATGTCGTGCGTCGGGACGAAGACGGTCGGTATTGGTTCGTCGGCCGAGGTGACGACCTGATCATCACCTCTGGCTACAACGTCGGACCGACCGAGGTCGAGAACGTCCTGCTCGCTGACCCGCAGGTGCTCGAAGCGGCGGTCGTGGGGGCGCCCGACCCCGACCGCGGCGCGATTGTCCGTGCCGTGATCGTCGCGGATCCGACGGCCGACCGCGACCCCCTCGTCTCGAGGTTGAAGGAGGCGGTCCGTACCCAGGTCGGGCGCCACGCCTACCCACGCGTCATTGACTTCGTCGACGAGCTCCCTCGCACCGAGAGCGGCAAGGTCAAGCGAAACGTACTCAGGGACAAGGTTGTTCAGCCCGATTACCAGGAGCAGCGATGA
- a CDS encoding hydantoinase/oxoprolinase family protein, producing the protein MTRYQIGSDIGGTFTDVAVVDDQGRIWTDKADTTPRALGDGLLAALDNVAAQMHVGLEDLLGRTTRFVNGTTAVTNSIAELDGARVGLLTTRGFGDNLTIARSARNAHRDQHFQRNLPQLVPRERIVEVSERIDRKGVAVVPLAEAEARRAIESLVAQDVDSIAISLLWSFRNPAHEELIADIVEKEYPGIFLSVSHRLHPVIREYERTMTTVLNSFTCLRVAEYVSSIESRLAERGLTVPIAFMQGFGGTVSAREALDRPITLVDSGPAAGVIGSQALAKRLGIDNIVTGDMGGTSFDVSVLPGQRTSVTQRVMLRDQFLTALAKIDVLPIGAGGGSVAHLDARQMPQVGPASAGADPGPACYGRGGQRPTVTDAAAVLGLLNPDVFLSGRRSLDLDAARTALTADFGSRLGIDAEDSAIAIYRIVTANMSNAVRAVTVERGHDPREFALCSYGGALGIFACDIARASGISTVLVPREAAVFSAHGLLDCDDVRTRVRSLNSKAAASDEVRDALVVLEDEAAAALRDSGYTDRDIEFTWQLDLKFSGQQWDLTVNLVRNPQFGAAELQKVIDDFPHRYELEFGEGSAWIGSPVLVMAARVIARASAGRPTPLRVAAGRDNTVADARTGSREVRIPSRGQRIPVDVYNAELFAEGPGVVGPALLEQPLTTVFVPEGWTHQVDAFGNHLLTDATAGNHSVRTEEVAK; encoded by the coding sequence ATGACCAGATATCAGATCGGATCGGACATCGGCGGCACCTTCACCGATGTCGCTGTGGTAGACGACCAAGGACGGATCTGGACCGACAAGGCGGACACCACGCCGCGCGCTCTGGGCGACGGCCTTCTCGCCGCGCTTGACAACGTCGCCGCGCAGATGCACGTCGGACTCGAGGACCTCCTCGGCCGGACCACTCGGTTCGTGAACGGCACGACCGCTGTCACCAATTCGATCGCCGAACTCGATGGCGCTCGCGTCGGGTTGCTGACCACCCGAGGTTTCGGTGACAACCTCACGATCGCGCGGTCTGCGCGCAATGCCCACCGCGACCAACACTTCCAGCGCAACCTTCCCCAACTGGTGCCACGGGAGCGGATCGTGGAGGTCAGCGAGCGCATCGACCGCAAGGGAGTCGCGGTCGTTCCGTTGGCCGAGGCCGAGGCGCGTCGTGCGATCGAGTCGCTGGTGGCGCAGGACGTCGACTCCATTGCGATCAGCCTGCTGTGGAGCTTCCGCAATCCCGCCCACGAGGAACTGATCGCCGACATTGTCGAGAAGGAGTACCCGGGGATATTCCTCAGCGTCTCGCATCGGCTTCATCCAGTGATCCGCGAGTACGAGCGGACCATGACAACGGTGCTGAACTCGTTCACCTGCCTTCGGGTGGCCGAGTATGTGTCGAGCATCGAATCACGCCTTGCCGAGCGGGGATTGACAGTTCCCATCGCTTTCATGCAGGGATTCGGCGGAACGGTTTCGGCCCGGGAGGCACTCGACCGACCGATCACTCTGGTCGACTCCGGCCCCGCGGCCGGGGTTATCGGATCCCAGGCCCTGGCGAAGCGTCTCGGTATCGACAACATCGTCACCGGCGACATGGGTGGAACCTCGTTCGATGTGTCCGTCCTGCCGGGTCAGCGCACGTCGGTCACACAGCGAGTCATGCTGCGTGACCAGTTTCTCACCGCATTGGCCAAGATCGACGTACTGCCGATCGGTGCCGGCGGCGGCAGCGTCGCGCATCTCGACGCGCGACAAATGCCACAGGTCGGGCCTGCCAGCGCAGGCGCCGACCCGGGTCCGGCCTGCTACGGCAGGGGCGGTCAGCGACCCACCGTGACGGATGCGGCTGCTGTTCTCGGGTTGCTGAATCCCGATGTGTTCCTGAGCGGTCGGAGAAGTCTCGACCTCGACGCTGCCCGGACGGCACTTACCGCGGACTTCGGCTCACGGTTGGGGATCGACGCGGAGGACTCCGCAATCGCGATCTACCGGATCGTCACCGCCAACATGAGCAACGCGGTTCGTGCGGTCACCGTGGAGCGGGGGCACGATCCCCGAGAGTTCGCACTGTGCTCCTACGGTGGGGCCCTGGGTATCTTCGCGTGCGACATCGCTCGCGCATCGGGGATCTCGACCGTTCTGGTCCCCCGCGAGGCAGCGGTCTTCTCCGCCCACGGCCTGCTGGACTGCGACGATGTCCGCACACGTGTGCGGTCGCTCAATTCGAAGGCCGCCGCCTCGGACGAGGTCCGTGATGCCCTCGTCGTTCTCGAGGACGAGGCCGCCGCTGCCCTGCGCGACTCCGGTTACACGGATCGCGACATCGAGTTCACGTGGCAGTTGGACCTCAAGTTCAGCGGACAACAATGGGATTTGACCGTGAACCTGGTCCGCAACCCACAATTCGGTGCCGCTGAGCTACAGAAGGTGATCGACGACTTCCCGCACCGCTACGAACTCGAATTCGGTGAGGGCAGCGCGTGGATCGGCAGCCCCGTCCTGGTGATGGCCGCACGGGTGATCGCCCGGGCATCCGCTGGACGGCCCACTCCCCTGAGGGTCGCCGCGGGTCGTGACAACACGGTCGCCGATGCCCGTACCGGATCGCGCGAGGTACGGATACCGTCTCGTGGGCAACGCATACCGGTCGACGTGTACAACGCCGAACTCTTCGCGGAAGGCCCCGGAGTGGTCGGACCCGCGCTACTCGAACAGCCTCTGACAACCGTCTTCGTGCCCGAGGGGTGGACTCACCAGGTCGACGCTTTCGGCAATCACCTTCTCACCGACGCTACTGCCGGCAACCATTCGGTCCGAACGGAGGAAGTCGCGAAATGA
- a CDS encoding hydantoinase B/oxoprolinase family protein, producing the protein MTTTAEVDQRVANILGGTDPVDLEVFTKALENISSEMGTVMMRASGSPVIAEAVDFSTFLADANGDIIAYASYITQYLGPARQSVRHILATVDRASIHPGDVYICNDPFTTGNAHQVDVGVVRPIFHNGELVAWCWAEAHLTDMGGMAPGGFAPMAADTYGEGLRLPGIKIIDQGRLIDDIWRLIECNIRVPALVLNDIRCFIAACNRADDRVTELLDRYGIDRFRDYLEKSRNVTELAVRRRIATLPDGVYEAEDFVEHNGKVNDLYRLHCTMTVAGDELTLDFSQSAPQTDGFINCSAATTLGCATTPLLTALLPDIPINQGTLGPIHVITKPGTICDMELPAPCSSGHMETGTRIYKTVTLLLSKVQSGSTDAFVREHAMAAFQDSWNGALFFAPDETGEYVPFLDMHGGGSGAGAQAVSDGLDVGGVIAQPENSIPDIEVNELGYPVLYLWRRINPSGGPGRYRGGDGIDLAWTPWYTDGGQFSAFGACWQLPPGGAFGGFPGSASGFTVALGAGADRTLGDGRVPMSIADLGATEQQIAGKQFGIELAAGDVVRMRSGGGGGFGDPLSRDPQQVADDVRSGVVSPRTAEAGYGVVLDTDGNADAAATEHQRGLIRHSRSRWCPGEFTLAGQSRPALVSSAPLSSRLSDIGMWASPREGVHLIEYADPDTLELLWVEVRVEEGDLPAS; encoded by the coding sequence ATGACCACTACCGCCGAAGTCGACCAGCGCGTGGCAAACATACTTGGGGGAACCGATCCCGTAGATCTCGAGGTGTTCACCAAAGCGCTGGAGAACATCTCCTCCGAAATGGGAACAGTGATGATGCGGGCATCGGGAAGTCCCGTCATCGCCGAGGCTGTCGACTTCTCGACGTTTCTGGCCGACGCCAACGGCGACATCATCGCCTACGCGAGTTACATCACCCAGTACCTCGGCCCCGCACGGCAATCCGTCCGGCACATCCTGGCCACCGTGGACCGCGCGAGCATCCACCCCGGGGACGTCTACATCTGCAACGACCCGTTCACCACCGGCAACGCCCACCAGGTCGACGTCGGAGTCGTCAGGCCCATCTTCCACAACGGCGAGTTGGTGGCCTGGTGCTGGGCAGAAGCGCACCTCACCGATATGGGAGGCATGGCGCCCGGCGGGTTTGCACCGATGGCCGCGGACACCTACGGCGAGGGCCTGAGGCTGCCCGGCATCAAGATCATCGATCAGGGCCGGCTGATCGACGACATCTGGCGCCTGATCGAGTGCAACATCCGTGTCCCCGCACTCGTGCTCAACGACATTCGATGCTTCATCGCAGCCTGTAACCGTGCCGATGATCGCGTCACCGAACTGCTCGATCGATACGGCATCGACCGCTTCCGTGACTACCTCGAAAAGTCGCGCAATGTCACCGAACTCGCCGTCCGTCGCCGCATCGCCACCCTGCCGGACGGTGTCTACGAGGCCGAGGACTTCGTCGAACACAACGGCAAGGTCAACGACTTGTACCGGCTGCACTGCACCATGACCGTTGCCGGTGACGAGCTCACCCTGGACTTCTCCCAGTCCGCTCCCCAGACAGACGGCTTCATCAACTGCAGCGCGGCCACGACACTCGGCTGCGCGACCACACCGCTCCTGACCGCTCTGTTGCCCGACATCCCCATCAACCAGGGCACCCTGGGCCCGATCCACGTGATCACCAAGCCCGGGACGATCTGCGACATGGAGCTTCCCGCCCCCTGCTCGTCCGGGCACATGGAGACAGGTACCCGCATCTACAAGACCGTCACGCTCCTGCTGTCGAAGGTTCAGTCGGGCAGTACCGACGCCTTCGTTCGGGAGCACGCGATGGCGGCCTTCCAGGACTCGTGGAACGGTGCGCTGTTCTTTGCCCCCGACGAGACCGGCGAGTACGTGCCGTTCCTCGACATGCACGGCGGCGGCAGCGGCGCGGGCGCCCAGGCGGTGTCCGACGGCCTCGACGTCGGTGGCGTCATCGCGCAGCCCGAGAACAGCATCCCCGACATCGAAGTCAACGAGCTGGGGTATCCCGTTCTCTACCTCTGGCGCCGAATCAATCCGTCGGGCGGCCCCGGACGCTATCGCGGCGGGGACGGAATCGACCTCGCCTGGACACCGTGGTACACCGACGGCGGCCAGTTCAGCGCCTTCGGCGCATGCTGGCAGCTGCCACCCGGAGGCGCGTTCGGTGGCTTCCCCGGGTCCGCCAGTGGATTCACCGTCGCACTCGGCGCCGGCGCGGACCGGACGCTCGGCGACGGTCGGGTGCCGATGTCGATCGCCGACCTCGGCGCGACCGAACAGCAAATCGCCGGAAAGCAATTCGGCATCGAACTCGCGGCCGGCGACGTGGTTCGCATGCGATCGGGCGGTGGAGGCGGGTTCGGCGATCCACTCTCCCGCGATCCTCAGCAGGTCGCCGACGACGTCCGGTCCGGTGTAGTCTCACCCCGGACGGCAGAGGCCGGCTACGGCGTCGTGCTCGACACCGACGGCAACGCAGACGCCGCCGCCACCGAGCACCAGCGCGGGTTGATTCGCCACTCACGCAGCCGATGGTGCCCCGGCGAGTTCACGCTCGCTGGGCAGTCCCGCCCTGCATTGGTATCGTCCGCTCCGCTCTCGTCTCGTCTCTCGGACATCGGAATGTGGGCAAGCCCACGTGAAGGCGTCCACTTGATCGAATACGCAGACCCAGACACCCTCGAACTCTTATGGGTCGAGGTCCGCGTCGAGGAAGGCGACCTTCCCGCCTCATAG